In the genome of Heliomicrobium gestii, one region contains:
- a CDS encoding WecB/TagA/CpsF family glycosyltransferase — protein MMDTPWRSILGSRVDGIDYGSAIENIIDWARKGESRYLCAATVHMIMEAFDDKVYRDMLNSADLVVPDGMPLVWMLQAEGLRGQGRVYGPNLTLVLCEAAEREGIPVAFYGGSQETLQRLIVNMKSRFPSLPIVHASSPPFASALDQDLSDVRPLAASGARILFVGLGCPKQERWMARRKGHLPMAMVGVGAAFDFHAGTLRQAPPWVQQIGMEWCFRLLMEPSRLWKRYLKQNPRFLFHAFLQLTRLQRWAIHDLAPLSPAKQESSSRLTK, from the coding sequence ATGATGGATACCCCTTGGCGATCGATTCTGGGCAGCCGCGTGGATGGGATAGATTATGGGTCTGCCATCGAGAACATCATCGACTGGGCGCGAAAGGGAGAATCGCGCTACCTGTGCGCCGCAACGGTGCACATGATCATGGAAGCCTTTGACGACAAGGTCTATCGGGATATGCTGAACAGCGCCGATCTGGTCGTCCCTGACGGCATGCCACTGGTTTGGATGTTGCAGGCGGAAGGGCTGAGGGGACAAGGCCGGGTCTATGGCCCGAACCTGACATTGGTTCTTTGTGAGGCGGCGGAGCGCGAGGGAATTCCGGTTGCTTTTTACGGTGGTTCTCAAGAGACGCTTCAGCGGCTCATCGTGAATATGAAAAGCCGGTTTCCCTCGCTGCCGATCGTTCACGCCAGTTCCCCGCCCTTTGCATCGGCATTGGATCAGGATCTATCCGATGTACGCCCACTGGCTGCGTCCGGCGCCCGCATCCTCTTTGTCGGCTTGGGATGTCCAAAACAGGAACGATGGATGGCGCGACGCAAAGGCCACCTGCCGATGGCCATGGTGGGCGTAGGCGCCGCTTTTGACTTTCACGCCGGAACACTTCGTCAGGCGCCTCCCTGGGTGCAGCAGATCGGGATGGAGTGGTGTTTTCGCCTTTTGATGGAACCATCCCGCCTCTGGAAACGGTATCTAAAACAGAACCCCCGGTTCCTTTTTCACGCCTTCCTGCAGTTGACCCGGTTGCAGCGATGGGCGATTCACGATCTTGCTCCTTTATCACCGGCAAAGCAGGAATCTTCAAGTCGCTTAACGAAATAA
- a CDS encoding CheR family methyltransferase — protein sequence MTVVGDEYEVFIKKVHGKSGLDLSNYKRPQMERRIRTLARSQGVNDLLSYFTLIDRDAEQYRKFIDHLTINVSEFLRNPGQWEILTNKILPMLQKENPVLKVWSAGCSTGEEPYSLAMTLLESRCDMRNKVLASDLDTEVLRKAQIGIYSDKSLANVPPQQVSRYFEAQGSGFHRVKDDLKRHIRFQQQNLLKDNFESGFDLILCRNVVIYFTEETKSLLYKRFYQALRKGGILFTGSTEQIFQARELGFGTAATFFYQKL from the coding sequence GTGACCGTTGTTGGGGATGAATACGAAGTCTTTATCAAAAAGGTACATGGCAAAAGCGGATTGGACCTGTCTAATTACAAGCGCCCACAGATGGAACGACGAATCCGGACATTGGCGCGGTCACAAGGCGTCAATGATCTGCTCAGTTATTTCACCCTGATCGACCGCGACGCCGAGCAGTACCGCAAATTCATTGACCACCTGACAATCAACGTGTCGGAATTTTTACGCAACCCCGGCCAGTGGGAGATCTTAACCAACAAGATCCTGCCCATGTTGCAGAAGGAGAATCCTGTCCTGAAGGTGTGGTCTGCCGGTTGTTCCACCGGCGAAGAGCCTTACAGCCTGGCCATGACGCTGTTGGAATCGCGTTGTGACATGCGCAACAAGGTGCTGGCCAGCGATCTGGACACGGAAGTGCTCCGCAAAGCCCAGATCGGCATCTACTCCGACAAATCGTTGGCCAATGTTCCGCCACAACAGGTCTCCAGGTACTTTGAGGCCCAGGGCAGCGGCTTTCATCGGGTGAAAGATGACCTGAAACGCCATATCCGGTTCCAGCAGCAGAACCTGCTGAAAGACAACTTCGAATCCGGCTTTGACCTGATCCTCTGTCGCAATGTGGTCATCTATTTTACGGAAGAGACGAAGAGCCTGCTCTACAAGCGCTTCTATCAAGCCTTGCGCAAGGGGGGCATCCTGTTCACCGGTTCGACAGAGCAGATCTTTCAGGCTCGCGAACTGGGCTTCGGCACGGCAGCGACCTTCTTTTACCAGAAACTGTAG
- a CDS encoding gamma carbonic anhydrase family protein — MPIFRLGSLTPRIDPDSFIAPSAIVGGDVIVKKGASLWFHVVARGDVGQPIIVGEHSNIQDNTVLHTDAFHPTEIGDWVTVGHGAIIHSARVGDYCLIGMGAVLLDGAVIGEHSVVGAHALVPPGKEFPPYSLIVGSPAKVARTLTPEEAERFKGNARRYVSLWQEKYKQGFHWITPPGSLFPQEGD; from the coding sequence ATGCCGATCTTTCGATTAGGCTCCCTGACGCCCCGGATCGATCCAGACAGCTTCATCGCGCCCAGCGCCATTGTGGGCGGCGACGTGATCGTCAAAAAAGGCGCCAGCCTCTGGTTTCATGTGGTCGCCCGTGGCGATGTGGGACAGCCGATCATCGTTGGCGAACATTCCAACATCCAGGACAACACGGTCCTCCACACGGACGCCTTCCATCCCACGGAGATCGGCGATTGGGTCACCGTCGGTCATGGCGCCATCATTCATAGCGCCCGTGTCGGCGACTATTGCCTGATCGGAATGGGGGCGGTGCTTCTCGACGGCGCTGTCATCGGCGAACACTCTGTCGTTGGCGCTCATGCCCTCGTCCCGCCGGGCAAGGAGTTTCCCCCCTACAGCCTGATCGTGGGCAGCCCGGCGAAGGTGGCGCGCACCCTAACGCCGGAAGAGGCGGAACGGTTCAAAGGCAATGCGCGCCGCTACGTCAGTCTCTGGCAGGAGAAATATAAGCAGGGGTTCCATTGGATCACGCCCCCTGGCAGCCTATTTCCGCAAG